From Candidatus Thermodiscus eudorianus:
GGCCAGTGTTTCTCGTCAAATATGGCGACATGGTGAAATATGAAAAATGTCAAATGATTTGGAATTAAATCCTTACCGCTAATTCTGGCGTCGACGGGGTACCAGTAGAGGAACTCTCTCCTCATAGCCTCCAGAAGTTCCACAGAGATACCTGTAGCCTCCGAAACGCTTTCTGCATCACCCTTACCTAGGAATATATAGTCGAACAACTCTGGCTTTAGCTGTTCAGGCTTTATCCCATACGTCTCCGGGTTCTGCAGGTATTTCGCTATAGTGTAATACGCCATGTATATCGTTGAGTCGCTTAGACTCTCGATCACCCACTCCCTGTCCCAGGGCAGGGGAGTGCCCAGCTCCCGTTGATGCGTAAACGCCCAATCCCTAAGCCAGTCTATAGTACTGTGGAAAACCTCTCGTAGCCTCAAGGGGTAGAATCGCATCCTGTCAACAGCCCTATGGGCTAGTCTCTTCCACTCTGGGTTACTATAGAGCAAGAACCACTGATTGGATACAATCTTAACATGGGTTCGCGCGCCACAACGACAGTATACACGGGAGGGCAGTGTATATATCTGGATAGCAAAGCCCTGCTTCTCCATCCACTCTACGATCTCCTTCTTAGCGTCGATGACCCTTCTACCCGACCACTGTCCCGCCACGTCTAATAGAACGCCAGTATGGTACTCCTTAGAGTAGACCTCCTTGGTCGCGGCTTCAAGCTTCTCACGTTCTTCCTGACTCTTGATTCCCCGGGCTTCCACCGCATCCTTTGCTGGTATTGAAGAGTAACCCTCAACTTTGATTAGGGGTATCGGCTTTAGGCCTCTAACGATGTCAGGCGCTAGCCCGTATTTTTCGAGGAGTTCGGGCTTCTCCTGTAGCTCTTTTAGGGCTATATAGTCGTAGGGGGCATGGGCCGGCACGCTCATAACTATCCCGGTACCCAGTTCGGGGTCTACGAATGTGGCTGGCAGTATCGGGACCCAGTCTCCGTTAACGGGGTTTCTAGCGACCTTACCCAGTAGTTCCCGCCCTGATATAGTGTCGACCGTGTTGACTTCGAATTTTTGATCGGCCAGTTCATCTCTCATATAAGTGTTTAAAATCCATCTTTCACCATTGACGTCGACTATAAGATATGTATAGTCGGGTCTAACCCAGATGTTAGTCACACCATAGACAGTCTCGGGCCTGAATGTCAGTGCCGGCACGACCGTCCCATCGTCTAGTCTAAACTTAATTATAACGGCCTCGACAGGGCTAATGCCAGCATACTCGTCTAACCGGTCATGGTCTCCGACAACCTTCTTCTCCTTAGGACACCACACCACAGGATGCTCTCCCTTGCCAACGAGCCCTTTCTCGCGTAACTTCAAATACTGCCATTCAACGAACTTGCTGTAGTAAGGGTTCAAGCTGGTCGTGTAGAACTCCCTCCTCCAGTCGATACTCATGCCATACCTCTTCAAATCCCTCTTCCATCCCCTGGTAAAGTAGTAGACCCAGTAGGCCGGGTCCTTGAATTTATCCAGCTCTTCCTCCTCCACACCCATCATTTTTAGTGTTCTAATTATGCTGGGGTCGCCCTCCCTTAATCGTAGAGCAGAGGCTACGATTGGCCCTCCCGTAGCATGCCAACCCTGCGGAAATAGTACATTATAGCCTCTCAACCTCTTATAACGTGCAGTTATGTCCGCCCTAAGTATAGTGAATGCACCGCCTAGATGCGGATACGCGTTAACATAGGGGAAAGGAAACGTTACGAAGAACTTCGGTTTTGCCTCGTCAGGCTCCGGCTCGAATACGCCAGCTTTCTCCCACTCTTTCTGCCACTTCTCTTCGATCTTCTTCAAGGTCTCGACTAGGTCTGCGTGGCCGCGCTTGGCTGACAAGCAGCACACCCTCCTCTCTCCATAAGCCTCTGGGGAAGAAATCTCTTCCTCTGTCTATTAAAGGCAATAATACCCCGGACAATACTGACTGGCACGGTGTAATACGAGATGGAAGAGTCCGAGGTAAAGAAGGAGTACTATGGTAAGGCACGGATAGGGAAAGTGATGAGTGGAATGCAGAGCATAGTCCTAAAGCCCGAAGACCTATCTAGCCCGGTGGCGTTTCAGATGGCTCTCTCCAGGATAATGGAGGCCGCCATGAAGATAGCCGAGTCAGGAGGGCCGAGGCCCAGATATGTAGCGGAGGTTAGATTTACCGACGATCTAGGCAATAATGTGGTCTTTGCAGTGGATCTAGGCGAGAATGTCCCTCCTTTCTCCAGCGACAGGGTCCGGGCTAGGGTAGTGGTTGAACTCTACGATGTCGAGGAGGAATAAAACAATTAGGGTTTACCGCTTTCTCCTTCCCCCTTCCCTGCTTTCAACTACGTATACACCGAACCCGAACAGGTTGCGGAATACCTCATCAACGAATTTTATATAGATTCCTTTCTGGCCGATTACAGGCCCTAGGTTACCCTTGCTAACCAGAAGCCTCAGCTCCGGGCCAGCAAAGTCAAAGTCGATGACATGCTTGTGTACCCAAGCCACTGGGTGTATTGCCCTGATATACTCTTTAAAGTCCAGTGTAAGCTGTACCGCCCTGAGGCTTAAACCTGTTTCCTCCTCTATCCTGGCTATCCTCTCTCCTCCGTGTCCGATTAACCTTCCTAGATGGCCCTCCTTGACGAGTATTAATGCGTCGGGGACATGATCGCTCTCAATGCCCCACTTCTTCTTCAGATCAACAAGATACGCTACATTTATTATATCTGCGTCCGGCGAGATGTTCCTAGCCTCCTCGGCGATCCTCTCTTCTATCTCGCTCATGCGCCTCCTCCTAACCTGTAATTCCAAAAGTAAGCGGAGTCCGAGCCTGGCGCCCGGCCGGATTATATCCTTCACTCCGAGATCAATTATCTCGGCGTTCTCTTCACCCATAAGTATTTCTCTCGCGAGCACGATCCCCTCGCTGCGGGGACCCTTCTGGAATATAGGGTCTCCCGCTATTATGAGCCTAGAGTTATTGCCTAGTCTCGTGATTATCTCTACTATGGTCTCTGGAGCAGCGTTCTGGGCATCGTCTAGGATGATCAGTGAATCGTCAAAACTCCTACCCCGAAGCAGGTGAGGATCTACCAAGACAAGCTTCCTTGCCTCTACTAGTTTCCCGATGACGTCTTCTCCAGCCAGGGACGAGGCAATATCAGCTATGTACTCGCTCGCTAACTTAACATAGTGCTCTGGATCACTGGTAATGGTTACCTCTTGACCCGTTGTAACATCTATAATGGGCCTAGCTATCACTATCCTCTTATAGCGCTTCCTAGATAGAGACTGTAGCCCGTATGCTAGGGTCACATAACTTTTACCGGTCCCAGTGGGCCCAAACACACCAACGATATTAACGTCTTCGCTACGCAATACGGAGAAGAGTCTCTCCTGTCCCTTGCTTAAGGGTTCCAGCTTGTCAAATACGTTGGCCAGGCCCTCATCCATTTTCTCCACCCCCATAGATGGGTCTCTAGGAGGCGAATTAAGAGTTAGCGACCCGGCCTGGAGTAGATGCTAGAGAGTCTGCTAATTAAGTCTTCTCTGAATGCCCATCGTTTTCTGATATCATCGATAAACTCGGTCTCTATACGGTACACCCTAACGACGTCAATGCCCCTAAGAGCCTCTACTGGCTGGCCGTCTGGCTTGAATACAGCGCTACCCCCACCAGTAAACCTGCCATCGGGATATGTTACCCCAATGGTGTTAACTCCAGCAGTGAAGACTATGTTCTCAGCTGCGCGCGTAGATAGAATCCCCTGCCAGAGTCTAACTCTATCGCTAGGTATCGATGCAGGATTGTAGATTAAATCCACGCCTCTAACCACTAGATCCCGGGCCATCTCCGGGTAGAAGACGTCGACGCACGCCAAGCAACCAATCTTAACCCCGTTCACCTCTACGATCCTAGCTAAGCTACCGGGCGAAACCCAGCCTCTCTCCCCAACAGCCTTGCTAGGGAAATGTTTCTCACATATACCCGTAACTCCACGATCGCCAGCAAAGTATCCGCGGCTGACTATGCGTTCGCTATCCCTAATATAAGCTAGACCAGAAAATATCGGATAGCCGTATTCCGCGTATAAACCTTCAATAATTGATATATAGTCGTTCTCTTCCACTACATTTCTTGTTAGCCAATTCTCCGGAAACAATACTGTAAGATCATCGGAGAGAACTCTCTTTATAGCGTTGAGAACGAGCTTCGCGGCCTTCAGCGATTCTCTAGGAGTCTCACCACGGGTGAGTTCTGCCAGCGCTAATCGTATCTCTGGCATCTTATCACACCTCCAACTATAACCAGCGAGCCTATTGTAGCGGCCATCGGAGGGATCAACTGGACAGAATAGAAACTATAGAGGGTCCTGTTGCCGAGAACCCACACCAGGGCGTAGATAATCAGGACCGATAGATAGTTTAGGGGGCCGACAAGTAGCTGGTCAGACCTGCACTTTGTAGCAACATAGACCAGCGGAGCCATTACTATGAGGACAGTTAAATGTAAAATCGTGTTTAGGGTAGCTGCCTGAGCCGCTGGCTTAAACGAGTAATAAAACGGGTTGCTATTGAGTATCCAGCCTAGCGGAGTTGATGTAGGAGGACCAGGGGGCCTTGAAGTCACGTGCCACTTCAAGGCCGACAGAGTCTCCTTTACTATATCCACCGGGCCGAAGTATGCTATTAGAGGGATCATTAGGGCGACATAGATGATAAATGGTATCAACACGTCTTCCGATAGTCTCTTAGCTTTAACCCTCACAGAGCCCTCCCGATAGAGATCGTATAGCATCACTGCTACTATCGATGCCGCGCCGCTGAGCTTGGTCGATAAAGCTAGGCTCCCCGCTATAAGAGCTGGGCGTCTCTTTCCTAGAAGGAGGAATGATACCGTGAGTGATGTGAAGAACGCTAGGTGTATGTCTAGCATGGCTATAGAACCGGAAACGGCCAATAGTTTCTCGGATCCGAGTGCAGCTACGCCCGCTATGCTTGCCAGAGCCCCAGCTATTCTGTTCTTTCCGGCTAAGAGAAGGGTCCATCCCATAAATAGTACAATAAGCCCCGATTCGATGATTCCAGGCATGCGCCATCCAAGGGGGTTGTCTCCATAAAGTATCATAGACAGAGCAATAAGATATTTGCCAAGCGGTGGATGTTCTAGGTTAAAATAGTCTGTATTGGTCTTATTGCTATACATCGAGGCATTGACATCTACATCGAATATAAACTCAAGATACCGCCGGGCAGAATCAACATAATATATCTCGTCGCTAACATAGAGTTGATCGCTCTTACTGTTGGCCAACG
This genomic window contains:
- the leuS gene encoding leucine--tRNA ligase, producing the protein MSAKRGHADLVETLKKIEEKWQKEWEKAGVFEPEPDEAKPKFFVTFPFPYVNAYPHLGGAFTILRADITARYKRLRGYNVLFPQGWHATGGPIVASALRLREGDPSIIRTLKMMGVEEEELDKFKDPAYWVYYFTRGWKRDLKRYGMSIDWRREFYTTSLNPYYSKFVEWQYLKLREKGLVGKGEHPVVWCPKEKKVVGDHDRLDEYAGISPVEAVIIKFRLDDGTVVPALTFRPETVYGVTNIWVRPDYTYLIVDVNGERWILNTYMRDELADQKFEVNTVDTISGRELLGKVARNPVNGDWVPILPATFVDPELGTGIVMSVPAHAPYDYIALKELQEKPELLEKYGLAPDIVRGLKPIPLIKVEGYSSIPAKDAVEARGIKSQEEREKLEAATKEVYSKEYHTGVLLDVAGQWSGRRVIDAKKEIVEWMEKQGFAIQIYTLPSRVYCRCGARTHVKIVSNQWFLLYSNPEWKRLAHRAVDRMRFYPLRLREVFHSTIDWLRDWAFTHQRELGTPLPWDREWVIESLSDSTIYMAYYTIAKYLQNPETYGIKPEQLKPELFDYIFLGKGDAESVSEATGISVELLEAMRREFLYWYPVDARISGKDLIPNHLTFFIFHHVAIFDEKHWPRGIGVNGWILVEGEKMSKAKGNFILLRQALDWWGADATRWAEVLAGADAGLDDANFEPSVAEKAVEELVWWIKFAESNYGRGRTYRLVIDDWFESVLNKTILEVTKAMDDMNYKTALVKAYYGMQAHYKWYLKRAGSPNKELLKKYIESVTLMIAPFVPHVAEETWSRIGKKPFVSLARWPEADETKINDEVERAEEIIRRVIDDIKEIKKFVRDPHKANVVVAASWKYEFVRSIIEARKKGFDLRSSIKEAIKALPSEYKKEAGKLVPVIMQNPDILSLYVERHLELKSLREAGEFIARETELSEVSIKVEEEYSPGKKIALPSKPAIILE
- a CDS encoding PhoH family protein, with protein sequence MDEGLANVFDKLEPLSKGQERLFSVLRSEDVNIVGVFGPTGTGKSYVTLAYGLQSLSRKRYKRIVIARPIIDVTTGQEVTITSDPEHYVKLASEYIADIASSLAGEDVIGKLVEARKLVLVDPHLLRGRSFDDSLIILDDAQNAAPETIVEIITRLGNNSRLIIAGDPIFQKGPRSEGIVLAREILMGEENAEIIDLGVKDIIRPGARLGLRLLLELQVRRRRMSEIEERIAEEARNISPDADIINVAYLVDLKKKWGIESDHVPDALILVKEGHLGRLIGHGGERIARIEEETGLSLRAVQLTLDFKEYIRAIHPVAWVHKHVIDFDFAGPELRLLVSKGNLGPVIGQKGIYIKFVDEVFRNLFGFGVYVVESREGGRRKR
- a CDS encoding carbon-nitrogen hydrolase family protein, with product MPEIRLALAELTRGETPRESLKAAKLVLNAIKRVLSDDLTVLFPENWLTRNVVEENDYISIIEGLYAEYGYPIFSGLAYIRDSERIVSRGYFAGDRGVTGICEKHFPSKAVGERGWVSPGSLARIVEVNGVKIGCLACVDVFYPEMARDLVVRGVDLIYNPASIPSDRVRLWQGILSTRAAENIVFTAGVNTIGVTYPDGRFTGGGSAVFKPDGQPVEALRGIDVVRVYRIETEFIDDIRKRWAFREDLISRLSSIYSRPGR